A segment of the bacterium genome:
TGGGCATGGCGTCCTTGTAGACGCGGCGCGAGGAGAGGGCGTCGAAGACGTCGGCGACGGCGACGATCCGGCCGTAGATGTGGATGTCGTCGCCGGCCAGGCCGCGGGGATAGCCGCCGCCGTCGTACTTCTCGTGGTGCTGGGCGGCGATGATGCGGCCCGCCTCGAGCAGGGGGAAGCCTTCGCAGTCGTCCAGCATCTCCTCGCCGATGGTCGCGTGCAGCTTCATGGTCTCGTACTCGGCCGCGGTCAGGCGCCCCGGCTTGAGCAGGATCTTGTCGGGGATGCCGACCTTGCCGATGTCGTGCAGCGGCGCCGCGTTCAGGATCAGGTCGCACTCGACCCGCGGCAGCCCGTGCAGCTCGGCGAGCACGGCCGAGTAGCGGCTCATGCGCCGGATGTGGAAACCGGTCTCGAGGTCGCGGAATTCGGCCGTGCGGCCCATGCGGTAGGCGATCTCGGTCTCGGCGGCGGTGGCCAGGGCCAGGGCCTCGCTCAGCTCGCCCGTCGCCTCGGAGATCTTGCTCTCCAGGATCACGTTGATGTCCGTGAGGTACTCCTCGTAGGCGGCGATGCGCGCGTAGTTCAGGGTGCGCAGCACGAGCTCGTCCACGTCGACGGGCTTGCCCACGAANNNNNNNNNNNNNNNNNNNNNNNNNNNNNNNNNNNNNNNNNNNNNNNNNNNNNNNNNNNNNNNNNNNNNNNNNNNNNNNNNNNNNNNNNNNNNNNNNNNNTCGTTGGCCCCGGCGGCCAGCGCCCGGTTCTTCTCCTCGGCGTTGGCCGTCACGAC
Coding sequences within it:
- a CDS encoding HD domain-containing protein, translated to FVGKPVDVDELVLRTLNYARIAAYEEYLTDINVILESKISEATGELSEALALATAAETEIAYRMGRTAEFRDLETGFHIRRMSRYSAVLAELHGLPRVECDLILNAAPLHDIGKVGIPDKILLKPGRLTAAEYETMKLHATIGEEMLDDCEGFPLLEAGRIIAAQHHEKYDGGGYPRGLAGDDIHIYGRIVAVADVFDALSSRRVYKDAMPIERVAKLMKDEKGKHFDPVLVDLLLDNLDRFLAIRAEYPDDEDKTPSILELIGEKI